A segment of the Mycobacterium intracellulare ATCC 13950 genome:
TTCGTTGGCGCAGCGCTGGCAGGTGGGCGTCGCCAAGCTGCTCGAGCAGCAGTACGCGGCCCTGCTCGCACCCGGAGATCCCGTCACATCCTGACTCGCAATCACGAATCCGAATGCCGCCACGCTTACTCGGCCGCGCTGCGGTCGGGCTCCCGCCCTAACCGGGTCTGTCGGATCGAGGCCGGTGTGCACCACAATGGCCTACGCGGGAGCTAGATGAGTGGTTGCAACCGGGAGGAACGCATGACTCTGGTGGCCGGGCGGGGACCGCTCAGCAGCGATCCGGCGGGGCGCTTCTCGCCCGCGATACCCGACGGGCCAGAAGGGATTGTGTACGTCGAGCCGCATCCCCGGCGCGTGCAGGCGGTCAAGGACGGGCGGCTGGTGATCGACACAGAGCGGGCGCTGATGGTGCACCGGCGGGGCCGACCGCTGAGCTACGTCTTCGCGCCCGACGACGTCGGCGACCTGCCGAATGAGCCCGAGCCGGAGGCCCCCGGTTTCGTTCACGTTCCCTGGGACGCGGTGGACACGTGGTTCGAGGAGGGGCGCAAACTCGTGCACTATCCGCCCAATCCGTATCACCGCGTCGACTGCCGTCCGACGCAGCGCCGCCTGCGCGTCCGCGTCGGCGGCACCACGCTGGTCGACACCGACGACACGACGATCCTCTTCGAGACGGCGCTCGAGCCGAGGTTGTATGTCGACCCGGCACACGTGCGCACCGATCTGCTGGTGCGCTCCGAGACGTCGAGTTACTGCAACTACAAGGGCTTTGCGACGTATTGGTCGTTGGTCTCGGGTGAGCGCGTCGTCGAGGACGTCGCCTGGTGTTATCCCGATCCGCCGCCGGAAAGCCTGCCGATCAAGGGATTCCTCAGCTTCGACGACACCCGCGCCGACGTGCTCGCCGAGCTGCCCGGTGGCCCCCGCGATCCCGCGAGAGTGTAACTGGCAACGCATCTCCCGGGTGCCACCGTCGGTGGTGACACTCTCGCGGCAAAAGTCAGCGGCCGTAGCTGGGACGCCCGAGCCCCAGCTCGTGCTGGGCGATCATGTTGCGGAACACCTCCATGGTGCCGCCGTAGATTCCGGCGGGCACGCCGTGGCGGAAGATGAACTCGATGGCACCGTCGTCCGCGGAACCCGTTGTGTCGGTGGGCAATGCCGAGGCCGTCCCCAGCAGGTCCATCAATTCCTGGGAGACCTCCCGCATGGTCTGGATGAGGCCCACGCGCCCGTACATCCCGGGAGTCGACATGGCCGCCTCGATCCGAGCCATGGCGCGCCCGAGGCGGTATTTCGTCGCCTCGTCGTCGATCGGGCGGCGCCCGTCGGCGTCGGGCGTGGCCAGGATGGCCGCGACTCCGTCGGCCGCCTCGGCCATCAGCTGGCCGTGTTCGGAGAGCATCGAAATGTTCTGCAGGCCATGGTCTTGGACCTCGGTGATGCCGTGTTCGGCGTCGAGGGCGAACCGCATCACCGTCCAGCCGCCGTTGACCTCGCCGATCCGGTAGAGGTCATCGACCCGCACGTCGCTGTAGTACACGATGTTGGTGCGGTCACCATCCAGCGTGCGGATGCCCTGGATCTCGATGCCCTCCGAATCCAGCGGCACCAGAAACATGGTCAGGTTCTTGTGCTTGGGTCCCTGCGGATCGGTGTTGGTGAGCAGGAAGACGTACTTGGCGTTCTGCGCGTTCGAGGTGAACATCTTGGACCCGTTGATGACCCACGCATCGCCGTCGCGCACGGCGCGCGTCTTGCAGGTGGCGACGTCGGAGCCGCCCTCGGGTTCGGTGTAGCCCAGGCAGAGCCGGATCTCACCGGACAGCACGCCCGGCAGCACCGCGTCGACGAGTTCGGGCGCCCCGAACTGCTGCACCAACCGCGCGACGACCGCCGTGGTGCCCCAGTGGAACCACGGGGCGTGGGCGCGACCGATCTCGAGGTGAAAGATCCGGCGGCGCACCGGATTGAAGCCGCCCTCGGACTCCAGCTTCCAGTCCGATTCCAGATAACCGGCTTCGCCCAACGCCAAATGCACCGGTTCACTGAAGTTTTCACCGGTCTCCCGGTCACGCCGCCGCACCTCATCGGTGACGTGCTCGGCGATGAACTCCCGGAACTGATCGTAGAAATCCTGGTCCTCGGGTGAGAGCGCGACGCGGGAGAAGTCCATTCAGGCCGCGTCGATCACGAGGGTGCGGAAACGGTCGAGGGTCTCGAGTGCGTGCGTCATGCTGTCGCCGGGCAGGTGGACACTGACCCACGTCACCCCCAGCTTCGCCAGCCTGTCCAGGCCGTCGAGGTACGCGTCGGCGTTGAACGCGTCATCGGCGGGGCTGCCGCCCTCGAAGTTGGTGAAGGTGATGTCGATCGCCGACCAATCCCGGCCCGCCGCATCGCATCTGCGTCGCAGGTCCTCGATGCCCTCGGCGAGCTTTTGCACCGAATCGATGGTGGCCGTGCCGGCGGTCTGCGCCAACTGGGGCGGGGCGGGAAACGGGCACCAGCCGTCGCCGTACTGTGCCACCCGCTGGCGCGACGCGGTGGTGTTGCCGCCGATCCAGATCGGCGGGTGCGGGCTGCTCAGCGGCCGGGGATGCGCGGTGATGCCGCGCGCGCTGAAGTGCTTGCCCTCAAAGGAGATGTCGTCTTCGGTCCAGACGGCCCGGATCACCTGCAGCGCTTCCTCGAACAACTCGGCGCGCTCGTCGTAGCTGACGCCCAGCGCCGCGAACTCGCGCTTGAGGTAGCCCACGCCCACCGCGAGGGTGAAGCGGCCGCCGGATAGCAGATCCAGGGTGGCGCCGGACTTGGCCACCACGAACGGGTTTCGGTACGGCAGCACGACGATGTTGGGAATCAGCCGCAGGGTGGAGGTGGTGGCGGCGGCGAAACCCAGTGCGACGAAAGGGTCTAACGCGTCATGCCCGCCCGCGTCCAGCCACCGCTGCGACGGCGCGGGGTGATCGGTGAAGCCGAAACCGTGGATCCCGGCCGCTTCGGTGGCCGCGGCCACCTTGCCGATGCCGTCCCCACTGACCAATTCCGGGTTGTAGGGATGGCTGTGCATCGGGTGGGTGATGGTGAAGCGCATCTGACTTTCCAGCCGTCAGAAGCGCGCGCGGGAATCGATCGCGGTGTCGCTGGTCCGCAGCGGGCGGATCAGCGCCTCCTGGGAGAACGACGCCAGCAGCTCCCCCTCCTCGGCGTGCACGGTGCCGCGCACGTACGACATGCCCGCGCCCACCTGGGTGCTCTCATGGGTGTAGAGGAGCCAGCCGCTCCAGCGCGCCGGCTCGTGGAAGGCGACCGAGATGCTCATCGGCGCGGTGGACACGGTCAGGTGCGCCTGGGCGGTGCCGATGCCCTCGTGCGCGCGCATGGTGGTGGAGATCCCCAGGTGACCGGTGAAGTACGCCAGCAGCGCCTTGGCGAGGTCGTCGCGGGTCGGGATGGGGTCGTAGTGCAGCCACGCGTAGAGCTCCGGCGGGCCGACCTCGTCGGGGCTGTTGACGTCGACGACGTCCACCAGGCGCAGCTCGCGGCCGACCATCGGCATCGGTGAGGGGTTGGCGTCGGCCGGCGCGGCCACCTCGGGGCGCGGCAGGTGGTGACGGATGACGTCGGCGGTGGGGACGTCGGCCAGCACCGTGATGCTCAGGCACCGGCGGCCGTTCTGGTGGACGGCCACGACGGCGGTGGCGGTGGACCGGCCCTCGGCCACGACGTCGAGGATCAGTTCGATCGGCGGGCCGACGGTCACGGCGCGGGAGAACACCGCGTGCGCCGAGCGCACCGACTTGTCCGGGAATCGTTTGGCCACCGCGACAATCGCCTGGGCGAGCACCTGGGTGCCCTCCACCACCTGACGTTCGTCGCCGCCGGCGATGCCGGTCTCGCCGGCGAACCGGTCCTGCCCGTCGGCCTGCACGTCAAACAGATCCAGCAGGCCTTGCACCGTCCACTCGGTCTGCTGAGACTCCTCGGAAGCTTTCGTCAAATCCGCTCCACCTCTCGCGCTAGCAGCTCAGGGCTCAGCGTGACACTTTGAGTAGGATTTGTAAAGCTTGGCTAACAAGACCGCGGCCCGGCGGACCAGCCCGCCGACGAAAAGCGCAGGGAGGCAACGTCATTGGGCATCGTGACCACCACTTCGGAGACCGCGTTCACGCAGTCCGCCGAGACCGTCTACGACTTCGTCACCAACCCGTTGAACTGGACCAAGACCTACCCCGGCAGCGCGCACATCGGCGGGTTGCCCGACCTACCCCTCAAGGTGGGTGACACCTGGGAGGAAGCAGGGCCCGACGGCGACCGGATCTTCCGCTGGCAGCTGGCCGCCGCCGTGCGGCCGACGCTGTTCGTGTTCACCTCGATCGGCCGCCTGGGCCATGACCGCGACGGGAACGGCGGCATGGAGGGCAGGATCACCGTGTCGTACCACTTCACCCGGCCGGGCCAGGACGTCACGCTGTTCTCCCGGACCATGACGATCGAGGCGTACAAGCACGCGCCCCTGCCCGATCAGCTCTTCATCCAGGCCAACCCGGCGAAGATCGACGCCTACCACGAGGCCGTCGCACGAGAACTCGCCCGGTCCGCAGATTGACACCGGTACCCGCGGTGCGTGACACTTTTTCGGTGTTTTGTAAAGCGGAAGGTTGGCCAAAGGCATGAGCGGATGATCCCCGAGCCGCTGGCCAACGGGTTCTGCTTCGGCGAGGGGCCGCGCTGGTTCGAGGGCCTGCTGTGGTTCTCCGACATGCTAGGCGAGGCGGTCCACACCTCGACCATGGGGGGCTCGCTGACCACGCTGCCGTTGCCCGGGCACTCGCCGTCGGGCTTGGGTTTCCGTCCCGACGGCTCGCTGCTGATCGCGTCGACCGAGGATCGGCGGGTGCTGCGCTACGACGGCGAAAGCGTCGCCACCATCGCCGATCTCGCCGACGTGGCCCCGGCCAACCTCGGTGACATGGTCATCGACGACGTGGGCCGCGCCTACATCGGATGCCAGGCGCTGCGCGGCGGCGTCATCGTCCGCCTCGACCCCGACGACAGCGCGACCGTCGTCGCCGAGGATCTCGACTTCCCCAACGGGATGGTGATCACCCCGGACCGCAAGACGCTGATCGTCGCCGAGTCGACGGGCCGGCGGCTGACCGCGTTTTCGATCGGCGGCGACGGTGGGCTGACCAACCGCCGGAGCTTCGCCGACGGCCTGGACGGGCCGCCCGACGGCATCGCGCTCGACGCCGAGGGCGGGGTGTGGACGTCGATGACCCTGGCCCACCAGTTCGAGCGGATCGTGGCCGGCGGGGACGTGACCGACCGGATCGACATGGGCGATCGGGTCGCCATCGCCTGCGCCCTCGGCGGCCCGCAGCGCCGCACCCTGTTTCTGTTGTCGAGCACGGACGCCTATCCTCAGCGCCTGGCCGGCACCCGGCTTTCCCGGCTGGACGCCGTCACGGTGACCACTCCCGGCGCCGGCCTGCCCTGACCCCGAAGAGGTTGACGATGACCGACGCCTACTACGAGTTGATCGATCCGGCCGACGCGCCGGGCCAGAAGTTCCGGGCGACCGACCTGGCGCGCGGCACCTGGTCGGCGGCGATCCAGCACGGTGGTCCGGTGTCGGGGCTGCTGGTCCGGGCGCTGGAGCGCTGCGAACAGCGCGACGACACCCGCCTGTCCCGGGTCGTGATCGACCTGCTGGGCGGGGTGCCGGCCGAGGGCGACCTGTGGGTC
Coding sequences within it:
- a CDS encoding acyl-CoA dehydrogenase family protein — its product is MDFSRVALSPEDQDFYDQFREFIAEHVTDEVRRRDRETGENFSEPVHLALGEAGYLESDWKLESEGGFNPVRRRIFHLEIGRAHAPWFHWGTTAVVARLVQQFGAPELVDAVLPGVLSGEIRLCLGYTEPEGGSDVATCKTRAVRDGDAWVINGSKMFTSNAQNAKYVFLLTNTDPQGPKHKNLTMFLVPLDSEGIEIQGIRTLDGDRTNIVYYSDVRVDDLYRIGEVNGGWTVMRFALDAEHGITEVQDHGLQNISMLSEHGQLMAEAADGVAAILATPDADGRRPIDDEATKYRLGRAMARIEAAMSTPGMYGRVGLIQTMREVSQELMDLLGTASALPTDTTGSADDGAIEFIFRHGVPAGIYGGTMEVFRNMIAQHELGLGRPSYGR
- a CDS encoding LLM class F420-dependent oxidoreductase, whose protein sequence is MRFTITHPMHSHPYNPELVSGDGIGKVAAATEAAGIHGFGFTDHPAPSQRWLDAGGHDALDPFVALGFAAATTSTLRLIPNIVVLPYRNPFVVAKSGATLDLLSGGRFTLAVGVGYLKREFAALGVSYDERAELFEEALQVIRAVWTEDDISFEGKHFSARGITAHPRPLSSPHPPIWIGGNTTASRQRVAQYGDGWCPFPAPPQLAQTAGTATIDSVQKLAEGIEDLRRRCDAAGRDWSAIDITFTNFEGGSPADDAFNADAYLDGLDRLAKLGVTWVSVHLPGDSMTHALETLDRFRTLVIDAA
- a CDS encoding DUF427 domain-containing protein; protein product: MTLVAGRGPLSSDPAGRFSPAIPDGPEGIVYVEPHPRRVQAVKDGRLVIDTERALMVHRRGRPLSYVFAPDDVGDLPNEPEPEAPGFVHVPWDAVDTWFEEGRKLVHYPPNPYHRVDCRPTQRRLRVRVGGTTLVDTDDTTILFETALEPRLYVDPAHVRTDLLVRSETSSYCNYKGFATYWSLVSGERVVEDVAWCYPDPPPESLPIKGFLSFDDTRADVLAELPGGPRDPARV
- a CDS encoding acyl-CoA thioesterase; protein product: MTKASEESQQTEWTVQGLLDLFDVQADGQDRFAGETGIAGGDERQVVEGTQVLAQAIVAVAKRFPDKSVRSAHAVFSRAVTVGPPIELILDVVAEGRSTATAVVAVHQNGRRCLSITVLADVPTADVIRHHLPRPEVAAPADANPSPMPMVGRELRLVDVVDVNSPDEVGPPELYAWLHYDPIPTRDDLAKALLAYFTGHLGISTTMRAHEGIGTAQAHLTVSTAPMSISVAFHEPARWSGWLLYTHESTQVGAGMSYVRGTVHAEEGELLASFSQEALIRPLRTSDTAIDSRARF
- a CDS encoding SMP-30/gluconolactonase/LRE family protein codes for the protein MIPEPLANGFCFGEGPRWFEGLLWFSDMLGEAVHTSTMGGSLTTLPLPGHSPSGLGFRPDGSLLIASTEDRRVLRYDGESVATIADLADVAPANLGDMVIDDVGRAYIGCQALRGGVIVRLDPDDSATVVAEDLDFPNGMVITPDRKTLIVAESTGRRLTAFSIGGDGGLTNRRSFADGLDGPPDGIALDAEGGVWTSMTLAHQFERIVAGGDVTDRIDMGDRVAIACALGGPQRRTLFLLSSTDAYPQRLAGTRLSRLDAVTVTTPGAGLP
- a CDS encoding SRPBCC family protein, which translates into the protein MGIVTTTSETAFTQSAETVYDFVTNPLNWTKTYPGSAHIGGLPDLPLKVGDTWEEAGPDGDRIFRWQLAAAVRPTLFVFTSIGRLGHDRDGNGGMEGRITVSYHFTRPGQDVTLFSRTMTIEAYKHAPLPDQLFIQANPAKIDAYHEAVARELARSAD